The DNA window AATTGGCACGAACTGGACTGTCTGAAGCGCGGCGATCGGTCGTCGCGCTTCGTCCTCAGCTTTTGGAGGAAGGCAGTTTGCAGAGTGCGCTACATCGTCTCGTGGCTCACCTCAGAACTGCCGCATTGGATGCCACATTATACTATGAGATCGAGGGTGCAGTGTATGCTCTACCCAGTGAAGTCGAGAGTAATCTACTGCGGATTGGGCAGGAAGCATTAACGAATGCTACTAGACACGCCAATGCTGACGAAATCAGAGTGGAGCTAGTCTACAATCGCGATCGGGTTTGCTTGTGTGTCAAAGACAATGGACGAGGCTTTGGAGTTGGGAGTATTCCATCTTCTGAGGGTTTTGGTTTACTCGGCATGAGCGAACGAGCAGAGCGCATCGGCGCACAACTCACGATTCGGAGTCAACCTGGACAAGGAACAGAGATTATTGTCACCGTCAATCGGGAGTAGCACGATGAGCCAAGCCACGACCATTCGGATTCTGATTGCGGACGATCATGCCATTTTTCGGCAAGGATTAGCCACGATTATTAACCGTGACCCAGATATGCAGGTGATTGCCCAAGCTGAAAATGGGGAACAAGCGATCGCGCTATTTGAGCAATACCAACCAGATGTTACGCTCATGGATCTGCGAATGCCAGAAGTGGAAGGAGTTGCCGCCATCAGTGCAATTTGTGCGATCGCTAAATCTGCTCGGATTATAGTCCTGACCACGTATGATAGTGATGAAGACATTTATCGGGGATTGCAGGCAGGCGCAAAAGGATACCTGTTGAAAGAAACTGAGCCTGACGAACTGCTGAATGCCATTCGTACCGTTCATCGGGGTCAGAAGTATATTCCGCCCCATGTGGGAGCAAAGTTGGTACAGCGCCTCAGCAATCCAGAACTGAGTGAAAGAGAATTAGAAGTACTCCGCTCACTGGCACAGGGGATGAGCAATGCCGAGATTGCTGATGCTTTGAGTATTGGTGAAGGCACGGTTAAATCCCATGTCAATCGAATTTTGAATAAATTAGATGTGAGCGATCGTACCCAGGCGGTGATTGTTGCGGTTAAGCGCGGTATTGTCAGTTTATAGGGTTGTACTTTCGATCAGATTTGGATTCTAACTTAAGTTAGAGCCAGCCTTCTACTCTACGATGGCAGGGTTACTCTATCAATTTGTACTGTAAAATTTTTAACTTGCTATAGACGACAGCTTGAAGGCGATTGCTTATATTGAATTTATACAAACACTGTAAGAATTTGAGAGAAGTCAAGCATTGGAAATTAATACACTCTTAGATAGATAGAGCCAGGAGAACTCAACATGGTTAAACAGCAATCTGTAGACAACCAAACTTCTTTACAGGCGATCGCCAACCTAACACCAGCCCAGGAGGTTTTGCAAGCAGTCTGGGAAGCGCATGTGCAGTCCGAGTTTGTCAGTCACAACACTGAAGATGCCCTCGCTACTATGGTTGAGGATGCTTACGTTAACCACATTCCGGTTATGACTGGGGGAGTCGGGAAACCAGCAGTAGGCGAGTTTTATTCCAAATACTTCATCCCACAGATACCGCCAGACTTGGAGCTAATCCCGGTTTCGCGCACGATTGGAACGGATCAAC is part of the Pleurocapsa minor HA4230-MV1 genome and encodes:
- a CDS encoding response regulator transcription factor translates to MSQATTIRILIADDHAIFRQGLATIINRDPDMQVIAQAENGEQAIALFEQYQPDVTLMDLRMPEVEGVAAISAICAIAKSARIIVLTTYDSDEDIYRGLQAGAKGYLLKETEPDELLNAIRTVHRGQKYIPPHVGAKLVQRLSNPELSERELEVLRSLAQGMSNAEIADALSIGEGTVKSHVNRILNKLDVSDRTQAVIVAVKRGIVSL
- a CDS encoding ester cyclase, producing the protein MVKQQSVDNQTSLQAIANLTPAQEVLQAVWEAHVQSEFVSHNTEDALATMVEDAYVNHIPVMTGGVGKPAVGEFYSKYFIPQIPPDLELIPVSRTIGTDQLVDEMVAKFTHTIQMDWMLPGVAPTGKRIEVPTVAIIRFRDGKLAHEHIYWDQASVLVQLGLLNPGTLPVVGIDSARKALDPNLPSNTLIHCASDGDSG